AagctttgctgcagaacttgcagTTATACTTCTTGCTGTGTGTAGTAATGTGACACTGCAGCTCCACCTCCGTACCAAAGGACTCGCCACAGAAGATGCATTTGTGTACTTTGCCTTGGTTCTCCAGGTGGTTGTGTTTAACATGAAGCTGTAGGTCAGTCTCATTGCGGAAATCCCAGTTGCACGATGTACATCTGTAtactttcttttcattgctGTGCTTCACAGCCAAGTGTAGCTGAATGGAGACTTTGGAGTCAAAAACTTCTTGGCACAAGGTGCAGCGGAAGAACACAAATGTATGCATGTCCAGTAGGTGTTTCTGCAAGTCATCCACAGAAGTGAACTGCTTGTCACAGCTTTCACAGATGTAGTAGGTTGAGGTGATCATGAAATGGATGGTAACATGCTTCAGCAGAGACTCCTGGTTTGGAAATTCCTTGTTGCACTGAGGGCAGGTCAGTTTTGGCAGGACAGTATCAAGATGTGTTTTTAAATGAGTCTGGAAACCATCCAAGGAAGTATACTTAGCACCACACTGGTTACAAATGTATTCACCTGCAGGACGAGGGGGAGCACCTCCAACGGCCTGCATCATCTTCAAAGAGGTCTGCTCAATGGTCACAGGAGACAAAGGACTCATGgctctggatttttttccattgtggATGTAATTCAGTGCCAAAGGAATGTTCTTATGGTTCTCCTTGATATGCTTGTTTAGTTTAAGAACACTATTAAATATTGGAGAATTAGTACAGTAAGAACAAGAATATACTTCCACCACTGGATCTTTTGGGGTTCCAAGCACAGGGGAGCCAAAACGGGAACTGCTAAGATCGCAGTGGACTTGTCTAATATGCTCTTCCAGAGAAGAATCTGTAAGAAACCCCATGTAGCAATGGGGACAAAAGAATGCATTACTGTCCTTAGCAGCAGGGTTGGCAAATCCATGTGAACATCGGATGTGTTCCTGAAGGGTGTTTAGGTCATTGAACACTTCGGAACAGAAGTTGCACTGGTACACCATGGCAGGCATGGTAGAAACAATCAGTGCTGGGTCCGGAGCTTCGTGGACTTGCTTAAGATGTTCATTCAGATTGTAGAGAGATGGCAATACCTCCAAACAATACTGACAGATATGGGCTTGTTCAGGTTTATCTAAATGCATAGTTTTCAGATGTATCTGCAGAACTGCAAGGCTGGAAAATAACTGTTTGTTGCAATAAATGCAGCTGTAGGTAACTTTTGCCTGTTTACTAGAAGGACCAGTTATATCTGGCACTTGCTGAGCGGCCCGCTTCCTTCCACGACCTTTTGGTATAGGAGGAGCCGTTTCCACCATTGTTGAACTATCCACCGAGAGATTCGAATCTGGAGTGGTGCTAGAGACTGAGGTGTAGCCCACAGTTACCAAAGATGGACTGTTGCTGTGGTTGCACGACTCTGGCTGCTGGTGACTGTCCATGTGGCTGTACAGCTCCTCCACAGTATGAAAGTTCTCAGAGCAAATGCTGCATGAATTCTTCTTCTCACCATTATGAGCTTGCTCCATGTGATTCACCAGAGATGTTTCCTCTACAAAGAGTTCATGACAGTAAACACACTGAAGAGCAGATCGGTCTTCATTAGGGGAACACTCAGGGTGACATTCTGCAATGTGCTTCTGAAG
This sequence is a window from Lathamus discolor isolate bLatDis1 chromosome 2, bLatDis1.hap1, whole genome shotgun sequence. Protein-coding genes within it:
- the ZNF521 gene encoding zinc finger protein 521 isoform X10; this translates as MQVHERNKDGSQSASRMEDWKMKDTQKCSQCEEGFDFPEDLQKHIAECHPECSPNEDRSALQCVYCHELFVEETSLVNHMEQAHNGEKKNSCSICSENFHTVEELYSHMDSHQQPESCNHSNSPSLVTVGYTSVSSTTPDSNLSVDSSTMVETAPPIPKGRGRKRAAQQVPDITGPSSKQAKVTYSCIYCNKQLFSSLAVLQIHLKTMHLDKPEQAHICQYCLEVLPSLYNLNEHLKQVHEAPDPALIVSTMPAMVYQCNFCSEVFNDLNTLQEHIRCSHGFANPAAKDSNAFFCPHCYMGFLTDSSLEEHIRQVHCDLSSSRFGSPVLGTPKDPVVEVYSCSYCTNSPIFNSVLKLNKHIKENHKNIPLALNYIHNGKKSRAMSPLSPVTIEQTSLKMMQAVGGAPPRPAGEYICNQCGAKYTSLDGFQTHLKTHLDTVLPKLTCPQCNKEFPNQESLLKHVTIHFMITSTYYICESCDKQFTSVDDLQKHLLDMHTFVFFRCTLCQEVFDSKVSIQLHLAVKHSNEKKVYRCTSCNWDFRNETDLQLHVKHNHLENQGKVHKCIFCGESFGTEVELQCHITTHSKKYNCKFCSKAFHAIILLEKHLREKHCVFETKTPNCGTNGASEQVQKEEVELQTLLTNSQESHNSHDGSEEDVDTSEPMYGCDICGAAYTMETLLQNHQLRDHNIRPGESAIVKKKAELIKGNYKCNVCSRTFFSENGLREHMQTHLGPVKHYMCPICGERFPSLLTLTEHKVTHSKSLDTGNCRICKMPLQSEEEFLEHCQMHPDLRNSLTGFRCVVCMQTVTSTLELKIHGTFHMQKTGNGSAVQSTGRAQHLQKLYKCASCLKEFRSKQDLVKLDINGLPYGLCASCVNLSKSGSPSVNIPSSSNRQGMGQNENLSSIENKGKAGGLKTRCSSCNVKFESESELQNHIQSIHRELVPDSNSTQLKTPQVSPMPRISPSQTEEKKTYQCIKCQMVFYNEWDIQVHVANHMIDEGLNHECKLCNQTFDSPAKLQCHLIEHSFEGMGGTFKCPVCFTVFVQANKLQQHIFSAHGQEDKIYDCTQCPQKFFFQTELQNHTMTQHSS